A segment of the bacterium genome:
GCCAGGGGCACTTCCACGGCCTCCAGGCCCGCCTGGGGCGCGGAACCCTTGCCCAGGAGGGATCGGAGGACCTCCGGACCTACCTCCGGGCCTTGGCTCAAGAGCACGGCCTGCCTGACCACGTTGCGCAGTTCCCGGATGTTCCCGGGCCAGGGGTAATCCCGGAGCCGCTCCAGGGCCTCGGATCCCAGGGGCGCCAGGGGCTTGCGGAATTCCACGGCCGCCTCCTCCAGGAAGCGGCCCGCCAACAGCTCCAGGTCCTCGAGACGGTCCCGCAAGGGGGAAAGCTGGAGGGTGAACTCGGCCAGGCGGTAATAGAGGTCCTGGCGGAACTTCCCTTCCTGGGCCAGTTGTTCCAGCGGCGCGTTGGTGGCGGCGACGAAGCGCACATCGATGGCCAGGGACCGCTCGGCGCCCACGGGGCGCACCTGGCGTTCCTGGAGCACCCGCAGCAGCTTGGCTTGGAGCCCCATGGGCAGGTTCCCCACCTCGTCCAGGAAGAGGGTCCCGCCCGACGCCAGGACCATCTGGCCCTCCTTCTTGCGGTCGGCGCCGGTGAAGGCGCCCTTCTCATGGCCGAAGAGCTCGCTCTCCAGCAGGTTCTCGGCCAGGGCGCCGCAATCGATGGCCACGAAGGGTTTCCCCCGGCGGGGGCTTTCTTCGTGCAGGGCCCGGGCGGCCAGTTCCTTCCCCGTCCCCGTTTCCCCCTGGATGAGCACCGTCAGGTTGGAGGGGGCCACCTTCCGGATCTGGGCCACCATGTCGCGCAAGGCGGGGCTCTCCCCCGCCAACCGTCCCAGGGCCGGTCCCTTGCCCGCCCTCTGGCGGAGCTCCTCCATTTCGTTCAGCAGTTCGTCCCGTTCCAGGGCATTGCGGAGCGTGATGAGCAGTTGGTCGTTCTCGAAGGGCTTGGTGAGGTACTGGTGGGCGCCGGCCTGCACCGCCTCCACCGCCTTCTGCACGTCGGTGACCCCGGTGAGCATCAGGACGGGAAGTTGGGGGCGGCGTTTCTTGAGCTCCTTGAGGACCTCGATGCCGCTCATGTCAGGGAGCTGGAGGTCGAGGAGGACCGCGTTCACCGTGGGGACCGCCCGTTCCAGGGCGGACCGGCCGTCCTCGGCCGTCAGGACGTCGTAACCCGCCACCTTGCCCAGGAGGGTCTGGAGCAGGCGCCGTTCGATGGCGTCGTCGTCCACCACAAGGATTTTCTTCATTTGAACCTCAGGTAAAAGATGGACTAAAAGGCATCCCATGACACGAAGATTCTAAAACACTAAGAAATCCGTTCCTTTTCGATCCACATACAAAACCCTTACTTCGAATCTTTGTGGCTTCGTGTCATCCGATGCCTTCATTCCTTCAAATACCCCGCCACCTGGGACGCGAAGGTCTGCACGTCCAGGGGCTTGGAGATATAGCCGTCGCAGCCCGAAGCCAGGGCCTTCTCCTCGTCGCCCTTCATGGCGTAGGCGGTCACGGCCACGATGACCAGGTCCTGGAAGGCCGGATCGGCCTTCAGTTGGGCCGTCAGCTCCAGCCCGCTCATGCCGGGCAGTTGGAGGTCCATCAGGATCAACCGGGGCCGGGTGTTCTCCAGGCTCTGGAGGGCCTCCTCGGCGGAGCCGGCGGTGAGGACCCGGTAGCCCTCCTTGGCCAAGAGGAGTTTCGTGAGCTTGAGGTTGATCGGGTTGTCGTCCACGATGAGGATCTCGGTCACTCGAACACCCCGAAACCAATTCTTGATGTCGGAAAGTTTTCGACACTGATCCTGCGTCGAAAAAATCCTGAATTCAAAATTAAAAATTCAAAATTCATGCTTGGTTTCCAGAGGTGTCCCGGGGCAGGACCGCGGTGAAAACGCTCCCCGTCCCATAAACGCTCCGGACCGAGACCGCGCCCCCCTGGGCCTCCACCAGACGCTTGGTGAGGGCCAGTCCCAGGCCCGTGCCCGCGTATTTCTTGGCGACCCCCTGGTCGAGCTGCTGGAACTCGATGAAGAGCTTGTGCATGTCCTTTTCCTGGATCCCGATGCCCGTGTCCTCCACCTCCAGGCGGAACCGGTCGTTCCCCTCGGGCAGGGCCCGGACGGTCACCGTCCCGCCCTCGGGGGTGAACTTGATGGCGTTGGAGAGGAAATTATAGAGGACCTGCTTGAGCTTGGAGGCGTCCAGCACCACCGTCCCCAGGGCCGGGTCCACCTGGGCCACCAGGTCCAGCTTCTTGGGTCCGGCGATGCCCCGCAGGATCTCCTTGACCTCGGTGATGGAACGGGAAAGATCCACCTTCTCGGGGCGGAACTGCATCTTGCCCGCCTCCACCTTGGTGAGGTCCAGCACGTCGTTGATGAGCTGCAGCAGGTGGCGGGCGCTGGTGAGGATGTCGCCCAGGTATTCCTTGTGGTCCGGCGAGAGGGGCCCCACCTTCTCATGCACCATCAGCTCGGAGAAGCCGATGATGGCGTTCAAGGGCGTGCGCAGTTCGTGCGACATGTTGGCCAGGAACTCGCCCTTGAGGCGGTTGGATTCCTGCATGCGGCGGTTCTCCTCCTCCAGCACCCGCCGGCGCTCGGAGACGTCCCGGACCGCGGCGATGACGAAGACGCCCTCCTCCGTATGGATGGGGCTGAGCGATATCTCCGCGGGGAACTCGCTCCCGTCCCTTTTCAGGGCGTAAAGGTCCATCCCGGCGCCCATGGGCCGGATCTTGGGGGCGTGGAAGTACTCGCCCCGGTGGGCCGGGTGGCCTCCCTGGTACCGGGCGGGGACCAGGGCCTCGATCTTGAGGCCTTGAAGTCCGTCCGGCGGGTAGTCGAAGAGGGTCTCGGCCTGGGCGTTGGAGAGGACGATCCCGCCGTCCTTGCCCACGATGACCATGGCGTCCGGGGCGGCGGCCAAAAGACCCCGGAGCAGGGCCTCCTCCGATCTCGGACGGGCGGAAGGGCCGTGTGTCCTTTTCCCGGGGCCGCGGGTCTTTCCGGTTCTCGGTTTGTTCTTTTTCATGCGGGAAGGATTTCCTTTTTGGGGGGTGGGCTTCCCAATTTTAATCCAGGGCCATTGGTTTTACGACGGGAAGAAGGCTATATTCCCGTTACATCCACCGGGAGGAAGACCATGTCCATCCATCCATTCCAAGCCAAGACCATCGACGGGAAGGAAATCGCCCTTTCCCAATACCGGGGCAAGGCCCTTTTGATCGTGAACGTGGCCAGCCGTTGCGGCTTCACCCCGCAATACGAGGGCTTGGAGGCGCTTTACAAGAAATACAAGGACCGGGGGTTCGAGATCCTGGGCTTCCCCTGCAACCAATTCGGTTCCCAGGAGCCCGGGACCGAGACGGAAATTAAACAGTTCTGCGACCTGAACTACGGGGTGACCTTCCCGCTCTTCGCCAAGATCGACGTGAACGGGCCCAACGCCCATCCCCTCTATAAGTACCTGACCTCGGAGAAACCCGGCATCCTGGGCACCGAGGCCATCAAATGGAACTTCACCAAGTTCCTCATCGGCAAGGACGGCGAACCCGTCAAGCGTTACGCCTCGGCGGCCACCCCCGCCAGCCTGGAAGCGGACGTCGAAGCGGTCCTTAACAAGTAGGACAAGGCCCATTGAGCCACCGATGAACACCGATCAACTCCGATAAAGACCCGATAGATCATTTTCACCACAGAGACCCCCCCGTCCCAGCCCACGATCGTATCCAAGACTTATCGGCGTTCATGCCCTTCATCGGTGGCTAATGGGACGTTCGATGTCGTCGCGAAATAAAAAAGCCCGGGGATTTCCCGGGCTTGTGTGCCGGTCTTCTGTTCCATCCCATCTATGCCATGCATCTGTGGCTGGAATGGATCTTTTTAGTGGATGACCGCCAGCTTGCGCGTGAAGGAGACCCCGTCCACCGTGAAGCGGCCGATGTAACTGCCGCTGGCCAAGGCCTGGCCCGCCTGGTTCGTCAGGTCCCAATCCACGCTGTTCTCCCCCGCCACCGTGGCCGAGGCCGGCAGGGTCCTGTCCCAGACCAGCGTTCCGGTCAGGTCGAAGACCTGGACGCTGACGTTGGAAGGCCCCGGCAGGTCGAAGTGGAGCTTCACCGACCCTCCCCGGGCCGGGTTCGGATAGAAATAGGTGGTCTCATCGCTGAACCGGTCATGGGACCCGTGCGCCAGGGCGTCGGGCGTGGGCGTCGGGGCCACCAGGGTCAGGGGCACCACCTTCAGGCTGTTGGTGCGCATGTGGGTCGTCACCAGGGCCGCGCCATCCTGCCCCTTCATCACCGCCAGTTCGACCGGACCGAAGGAATGGTCCTGGCCTTCGGCCACCGTCAGGGTGCCCTCCAGGGCGTAGGTCCCGTTGAGGGCGTCGAAAACATCGATGGTGTCCGAGTCGCGGTTGGCGACCAGGATCTCCAGGTCCTTGTCCCCGTCCAGGTCCGCCACGGTCAGCCCGTTGGGATGCTGGCCGGTGGTCGAGAGCGGGAGTTGGGGATCGAGGGAGCCGTCGGCCTGTTGCAGGAAGACCTGCACGTTGTTCTTGGTGAAATCGGCCAGCACCAGGTCGGAACGCCCGTCGCCGTTGAGGTCGGCCAGGTGAAGGTCCGAGGGCGAGCCGCCCGGCGGGAGTTCCAGGGTGCGGGTGACCGCGAAGGACGAGGGATCGGCGTTGGAAGCCGAGAGGATGACGACCTGGTTGGCGTTCATACAGACCACCGCGATCTGGCCGGAACCGTCGCCCGTCAGGTCGCCCACCGCCAATTGCACCGGGCCGCCCGGCACGGGAATATCGGTCCGTTGGCCCAGCTTCCCGTCCTTGAGCGGGAAGAGGGAGACCTGCCCCGCCCCGTAATCGGCCACCGCCACGAAGTCGGTCCCGTCCCGGCGGGTGCGCCCCGCGGCCACGCCGACCGGCATCTTCAAGGTCGGGGCCTCGTCCACCTGTCGGAAGCTTCCCCTTCCCCATTGAAAGACCTGGAGGCGATCCGCCTCATAGGCGGTGACGAAGAGCAGTCCCTTGCCCGTGGATTGGGCGTCCAGGATGGCCAGGCCCCGGGGGCTCTGGGCGGTGGGGATCGTGGCGATGGGGCTCAAGGCCGAACCGTTCAGGCCGAAGACCTGCACCGTGGAATCCTGGGCGTGGGTCAGGGAAACGGGGGTGGAGAGCCCGATGAAGGTGTGGGAACC
Coding sequences within it:
- a CDS encoding sigma-54 dependent transcriptional regulator, which translates into the protein MKKILVVDDDAIERRLLQTLLGKVAGYDVLTAEDGRSALERAVPTVNAVLLDLQLPDMSGIEVLKELKKRRPQLPVLMLTGVTDVQKAVEAVQAGAHQYLTKPFENDQLLITLRNALERDELLNEMEELRQRAGKGPALGRLAGESPALRDMVAQIRKVAPSNLTVLIQGETGTGKELAARALHEESPRRGKPFVAIDCGALAENLLESELFGHEKGAFTGADRKKEGQMVLASGGTLFLDEVGNLPMGLQAKLLRVLQERQVRPVGAERSLAIDVRFVAATNAPLEQLAQEGKFRQDLYYRLAEFTLQLSPLRDRLEDLELLAGRFLEEAAVEFRKPLAPLGSEALERLRDYPWPGNIRELRNVVRQAVLLSQGPEVGPEVLRSLLGKGSAPQAGLEAVEVPLAPGLSLKQISTRAAEEAEKQAIRNVLRATQGNKSQAAKILRTDYKTLFMKVKKYGLQS
- a CDS encoding response regulator yields the protein MTEILIVDDNPINLKLTKLLLAKEGYRVLTAGSAEEALQSLENTRPRLILMDLQLPGMSGLELTAQLKADPAFQDLVIVAVTAYAMKGDEEKALASGCDGYISKPLDVQTFASQVAGYLKE
- a CDS encoding ATP-binding protein encodes the protein MKKNKPRTGKTRGPGKRTHGPSARPRSEEALLRGLLAAAPDAMVIVGKDGGIVLSNAQAETLFDYPPDGLQGLKIEALVPARYQGGHPAHRGEYFHAPKIRPMGAGMDLYALKRDGSEFPAEISLSPIHTEEGVFVIAAVRDVSERRRVLEEENRRMQESNRLKGEFLANMSHELRTPLNAIIGFSELMVHEKVGPLSPDHKEYLGDILTSARHLLQLINDVLDLTKVEAGKMQFRPEKVDLSRSITEVKEILRGIAGPKKLDLVAQVDPALGTVVLDASKLKQVLYNFLSNAIKFTPEGGTVTVRALPEGNDRFRLEVEDTGIGIQEKDMHKLFIEFQQLDQGVAKKYAGTGLGLALTKRLVEAQGGAVSVRSVYGTGSVFTAVLPRDTSGNQA
- a CDS encoding glutathione peroxidase, coding for MSIHPFQAKTIDGKEIALSQYRGKALLIVNVASRCGFTPQYEGLEALYKKYKDRGFEILGFPCNQFGSQEPGTETEIKQFCDLNYGVTFPLFAKIDVNGPNAHPLYKYLTSEKPGILGTEAIKWNFTKFLIGKDGEPVKRYASAATPASLEADVEAVLNK
- a CDS encoding FG-GAP-like repeat-containing protein, with translation MKIRTFIRKAALIAVLPLASQAVPLPFQTPTSQDAGTSPRGLAVGSLLGNGSQQLAVANFGSHTFIGLSTPVSLTHAQDSTVQVFGLNGSALSPIATIPTAQSPRGLAILDAQSTGKGLLFVTAYEADRLQVFQWGRGSFRQVDEAPTLKMPVGVAAGRTRRDGTDFVAVADYGAGQVSLFPLKDGKLGQRTDIPVPGGPVQLAVGDLTGDGSGQIAVVCMNANQVVILSASNADPSSFAVTRTLELPPGGSPSDLHLADLNGDGRSDLVLADFTKNNVQVFLQQADGSLDPQLPLSTTGQHPNGLTVADLDGDKDLEILVANRDSDTIDVFDALNGTYALEGTLTVAEGQDHSFGPVELAVMKGQDGAALVTTHMRTNSLKVVPLTLVAPTPTPDALAHGSHDRFSDETTYFYPNPARGGSVKLHFDLPGPSNVSVQVFDLTGTLVWDRTLPASATVAGENSVDWDLTNQAGQALASGSYIGRFTVDGVSFTRKLAVIH